Within the Longimicrobiaceae bacterium genome, the region CGGTCCAGGAGGTAGGCGGTCTCCTCGATGGTGTCGGTCCCGTGCGAGACCACCACCCCGTCGAACCCGTCCTCCACGGCGCGGAGGATCTCCGCGCGGAGCGCCCACATCCGCTCGATCGTCATGTGCGGCCCCGGGAAGCGCCCGAAGTCCCGCACCTTCAGCTCGGCCACGCGCCCGATCCCGGGGACCAGCTCCACGATCTCCTCGCCGGAGAGCCGGGGGACGGCCCCGCCGCGCTCCGGGTCCAGCCGCATGGAGATGGTGCCGCCCGTGGCGATCAGCGCGATGCGGGGGAGCCGTCCGCCGCTAGCCACAGAGGACGCTCCCGCCGTTCACGTTGAGGATCTCGCCCGTGACGTGTCGCGCCAGCGCCGAGCAGAGGAAGACGATGGGCCCGGCCACGTCCTCCGCCGTGGCGATGCGCCCCAGGGGGATGGCCCGCTCGATCTCGGCCCGGCGCTCCGCCATTGGGCGCTCCACCATCTCCGTGTCGATCCACCCGGGCGCGACGCAGTTCACCGTGATCCCCCGCGGGGCCAGCTCCACGGCCACGCTCTTGGTGAACGAGATCACCGCGCCCTTGCTCGCCGCGTAGTCGGCGTGGAAGGCCTCCCCCCGCTGCCCCGCGGTGGAGGCCACCAGCACGATGCGCCCCCCGTCGGAAAGGAAGCGCGCCGCGAGCCGCACGGTGTTGAAGATGGAGGTGAGGTTCACCTGCATCGTGCGCGCCCACTGCTCGTCGGTCATCACGGCGATGCGCACGTCGTCGGGGATCCAGATCCCGGCGTTCCCCACGAACACGTCCACCCCGCCCAGCTCCACCAGCCCCCGCTCGAAGAGGAGCTCCGCCCCCCAGGGCGTCGCCAGGTCGCCGCTTTGCGCGAATGCCCGCACCCCCAGCCGCCGGATCTCCGCGACGGCCTGGTCCGCCTCCTCCTGGCGGTTCAGGTAGCCGATCCCCACGTCCGCCCCCGCCCGCGCCAGGAGGAGCGCCGTCGCGCGCCCCACCCCCCGCGTTCCCCCCGAGACCAGGGCCCGCTTCCCGCCGAGCCCCAGCAGCCTCATGCCAGCGTCCATTTCCCCCCCAGCTCCTCGGCGTGGTGCCGCTCCGTCTCCAGGATCTCGCGCAGCAGGCCCTCCGTGGCCCCGTCGGCGTCCAGGCCGAGGAGCGCCTCGTAGCGACGGACCTCCTCCGCCTCCCGCTCCCGCGAGGCGGATTCCCACCCCTCCAGGTCGGGCTCGCCGGACCGCAGCGCCGACACGTCGTCCGGGGAGGCGCCCAGCTCCAGGAGGCGGGCCGTCAGCCGGGAAAGGTGGTGCTGCTCGTCGGCGTGCAGGCCGTTGAAGCGCTCGCTGAGCGCCTCGTCCCCACGGTCCTCCGCG harbors:
- a CDS encoding SDR family oxidoreductase — its product is MDAGMRLLGLGGKRALVSGGTRGVGRATALLLARAGADVGIGYLNRQEEADQAVAEIRRLGVRAFAQSGDLATPWGAELLFERGLVELGGVDVFVGNAGIWIPDDVRIAVMTDEQWARTMQVNLTSIFNTVRLAARFLSDGGRIVLVASTAGQRGEAFHADYAASKGAVISFTKSVAVELAPRGITVNCVAPGWIDTEMVERPMAERRAEIERAIPLGRIATAEDVAGPIVFLCSALARHVTGEILNVNGGSVLCG
- a CDS encoding ferritin-like domain-containing protein is translated as MQNPTAPSAALTAALQEARRAEKEQALFYRSLAAAAEDRGDEALSERFNGLHADEQHHLSRLTARLLELGASPDDVSALRSGEPDLEGWESASREREAEEVRRYEALLGLDADGATEGLLREILETERHHAEELGGKWTLA